The genomic region GCATCTATAGTATTACAATGGCGTGGACTATCTAAAGCTACTCAGGTCCTTTAACGTACAGGTTGTTACTTTTGGTCTGTTTCAGAAGCTATCGCCAATTCAAGTATGTATCTGGACAATACTCCCTGACAAGATTTACTATTTCAATATAAGCACCATGAATAATACTCTTTATATTTGCCGTATTTGTACATACTTTTATCTACTTATACAACTAAAACAGATGTACAATgagaaagatttcaatCTTTTATGGAGCTCATTAATCAGTAGAAATCGAACATTTTTGCTTTATCTAAGTATTTGTCATCGGAATTATGTGGTATGTCTGTGACACAGCCTTTTTTTATTAAAAATGGTATTGGCATTTCTTCCGTTTGATAGAGTAGCATTTGCaaaaccaaagaaatgaaGTAAACGGTTGATATCCCGGTTTGTCTGAGTTTTGGAGAGAAAAATAAGCATTCGTTATTAATGCAAGTGCGGATGCATTATTGTTTACCATATTCTTCGTCCAGTTCCTAGAAACACCCGGAAAGCATTTTAAATGACAATAGAACCATGCCAGAGCTTATGTGAATATCCGGTGCTCAATTATCCGTAAATACCTGAGTTTCCTCCGGTATTAAGGAATACAGAATTAAAGCTCTAGCTGTGAAGCTAATTGTCACTTTTGAGCATTTGTCAGAAAAGCAAGGACGTACCTTTACGGTTGATAGAGTGTTTATTCGGTGGCGTATTATTAACAGACAATAGCTTATGTAATCACCTTAATTTCTTATTAAATTGCATATAAAGGGACAATCGTAGAGAATACTACCACCGACGAGTTATGTGATGGCATTTCTGTATGTTCATGAATCATTTATCTTTCCCCGTTGAGTGTGCTTCGTAGGTTGACAAGAGTCATTAACTCATATAATAATTCTGTCTGAAAATGACCAAGGTTCTAATTGCATTAACATGTTACAACGATACGTTTTACGCTGATGGTACGAAGACCGGTGTCTTTGTTGTGGAAGCGCTACACCCTTTCAATTATTACAAGGAACAAGGTTATGACGTCGACTTTGTTTCAGAGACTGGTAAGTACGGTTTCGATGAGCACTCTTTGTCAGCAGACTTCTTAAGCGGCAAAGACAAGGAGCAATTCGAAGACAAGAACTCTGCGTTCAACCAAGCTTTAGCCAAAACAAAGGTTGCTGCTGATGTTAACCCATCCACCTATAAAATCTTCTTTGCCTCTGCCGGCCACGGTACGTTATTCGATTATCCAACTGCCAAGAATTTACAAAAAATAGCCTCTGATATATATGCTAATAATGGTGTTGTGGCTGCTGTTTGCCATGGTCCGGCAATCTTTGATGGTTTGACTGATAAAGATACTGGTAAACCGTTGATTCAAGGTAAAGTTATTACTGGTTTTACCGATATTGGTGAAGAAATCCTAGGTGTTGCCGATATactaaaacaaaagaagttaGATACTGTGGAAGATATCGCTAAGAAGTATCATGCAAAGTACATGGCCCCAATTGGTCCATGGGATGATTTTTCGATTGCTGATGGTAGGTTAGTTACGGGTGTCAATCCAGCATCGGCTAGTTCAACCGCAAAGAGAACTGTTCAAGTATTGAATAGCCTTAACTGAATTCCCTTTAGTATTTTTAATGGAGTGAAATAATTCCTGTTAATTACGTCAGGCATTTTGTCAGTAGCTACTTTTGTATGGTTTATTATGTAAGCTAGATAATTACCTATTAACAAAGTTAGTTTATCCTGATTATTGTATTTATAGTGTTACAATGGAATGGACTATCTGGAGCTAGTCCGGAAGGCACTAAGATACATAGGATACGGGAAATTTCAGTTGGTGATTATCCTTTTTTACCCAGTTGGCATCgaaattgaataaaatagTACGATGTGGAATGATTTTCTGTCTCTGGAAAGGAAGTCTGGGGATGCGTGTCGGGAGTTTACCGTACTGTTTCAATCTGTTAATATCATATGCTCGGGATTCAAGTGTTCCCAAAATGGACAGTTGTtgttcaaaagaaagagcAGGTACTTTGTTAAAGTTAAGTACCTTTTTTGGACTTAATTTAGTAGCTTGGCAAGGATCAAAAAATGGATTGGAATATCTGTGGCGGTCACATTTCACATTATCGCTgtttgaatcattttcatctcCTTCTCTTACCAAGACAGGTTTgatattcattttcttAAATAATATCGCCCCAATACTAGACCTGTTTGAACCTGGCTTCTCAGATGGTGCATCGTTGAGCCGAAGCTCGGAGATGTCATTGGAAAGCTGTGTGATAGTTTTATTTGgatcattttcattttggTGTTCCGGCAGTAAGTGTTCAAATTTTGTATTTAATTGTAGCCACTTTTCCGCATGTTCGTTGGTAACGGTTGCAATTGATTCATTCAATATCGAGCTTTCAAGAGCATTGTATATTATACCGAAGGTCTTATCAATAGTGTACGATTTGCTTCTCAATTGATCATGCAGTTTTGTTTTCAGCTGCTCCGAAAGATCAGGGTTGCCTACCTTCAGCAGCAGTTTCTCCACATCTTTCAGCATAATCCGTAGCTCGTCATTCAAAGTTGTAAATATGAGAACCCATTTCTCATCAACAATTGCTTGCTTTAGGTCTCTGAGTTCAACTTGTAGTAGTTCATACTTATCCAATATATATTGGTATTTCTTTCGCAGCAATCGCATGAGATATTCCAAATTGACAACATCACGGGTCTCGAAGTTATCTAATCTTTCTGAAAGGACATGTTTTAGTGACAAATCTATAGGTGCCGAAGAATCTTCCAACTGTGTAAGCTTTTCATGAATCTTTTGCTCTGAAGGAGAAAAGGCAGGGATCTGAAGTCCTTTGGTAGgagaatttgttgaagacaAAGTTTTAATCAATTGATCCAAAGTGAAAGTAGGTTTATTATGTCTTACAGGAGATTCAAAGTTTTGCTCTTGAAGTTCAATGCATTTAGACAAATTGTTTTCTATCTCTTCATCTAGACTGTTCATATGatctttgaatatttcgTTGAACTCTATGGCGGTGTCGAACAGGTTTTTTAATGATGAGATGATTGGTTTTATGGACACTAATGTATCTGATATCTCCTctaataaatcaaaaagtgCAGTCAACTCCTTCTGGAATagttcatcttcattacACCCAAATTCCTCTTCGATGATTTCCATCAGATGCAGCAACACCTTTTCGATGGTCTTTATCCCGTTGAAGAGCTGATAAAATTCAGATCTTCCCTCTTGAATCCAATCAAAATACGGTAAGAGTTGAGAAACGCTCACATCATCAGAAAACAGCTCTGCCAACAGTGTATGAGACTTTAACAGTAATTCTGCCAGACTACACAAGTGCTGGTTGGTGCTATCCAAATCAAACTGATAATCAtcaaaaaacaaaagaatatcTTGATATTGCTGTGAATTACTCCTCAATGAGATAGATAGTCTCTCATGAGGAAATCCTTTCAGCTCCTCTGCCATAGTATAGAAGCTTGCTGAAGCACACCTAGTGTGGACAATGGATCTCTGCTTCTCTATCGCCTACTGTTTTTCCGTTTCGTAACCCCATGCctttgtttacattttaACTAATCTTAattattgatgatttcatttGAAGTAACGGGAAAAGTTGCTTGGTAGATAAGGCACGTAGAGGTCAGGAAGCTTGCAACATCAAAAGATTAATGCTTAGATGACTTCCATGGAGAGCTGAAATTATATGAATATTAATATATTTGTTTGATTGGTACCTTGTATGTTGTTTATGTGTATATTTATATGTTAATAATACATAGTACCAACTCTGGTGCACTTGTAAGATACCTATGCAGTGTAAGAAAGGAAGGTGggaaatttcttcaattacTCATGGCCTGAGCGTTGAAGTTTTTTGATCGTGACTGATATCTTCTAAAACTTGATGTataacttcttcttgcaGTCTCTTCTCGTTCTGATCTTGTGAGTTTTCTTCGTGGTCAGAATTTTGATCTTCACCAGAATCATCTTTgccattttcttctgtttgtGGCTCAGATTCTTGAGTTATGGCAGGTGGAGCGTATTGTTGGTGCTGGGAATGCTGCTGTTCTGAAGGTTCTGTCAATAATTTGTGTAAAGCACTATCATGGTTGGCGTAAAGATCTTTGAACTTACCCATTTCCACAACTGAACCATCGATGCCAAGTACAATAACATTCTCGGATCTTCTGATTGTGCTCAATCTATGAGCAATGCTGATAATAGTTAATTCTTTGCTCTTCATTAACCTCCCCAAAGTGTAGTTGATAGCGCCCTCACTTTCAACGTCTAGGGCAGATGTAGCTTCGTCGAGAATCAAAATTTTAGGTTTATTTAATAACGCTCTAGCGATAGCAATACGTTGTTTCTGTCCTCCACTGAGCAAAGCACCACGAGGCCCAATGATAGTTTCGTAACCATTAGGGAATTTAGATATGAAAGCATGACAGAAGCACTTTTTTGCTACAGAtctgatttcttccattgaAGGTTGCCTAGAGACACCATATGTAATATTCTCTCTTATAGTACCAGACATTAATATTGGCTCTTGTTGTACCACACCAAGTTGTCTTCTAAGGGATTTCGAACTTAATTTTGTAATATCTTGGCCATCAACCAAGATTTTACCGGATGTTGGATTGTAGTACCTCAACAATAACGAGGCAATTGTAGATTTCCCTCTTCCTGATGGACCTACAATACATACATTAGAACCTGGCTCTATTGTAAAGTTGAGATCcttaaagatttgatttgtttttcttgttggGTAACTGAAAGAAACATGCTGAAACTCAACTTTACCATTTAACGGTTTAAACGCCTTCCCGGTAGTTGATTTAATAGTAGGTTTGTAATCAAGCAATTCAAACAATCTCGTAGCTGCACCAGCACCCTTCATCAATTCCGAGTAAAAGGTGGAAAGACCAAATACTGCACTTCCAGTGTATTCAGTATAGAGCATGAACGCAGTTAAATCACCGATTGTAAGGTTTCCTTGTAAAACAAGATGCGATCCATAGGCCAATACCAGCAAAAATGAGAAATCACCCAACACATTTGTACTACTGAAAAAAGTCGCATTTGTGAAAGCTTCCTTCTTTCCAACATTAAATACCTGTCTTACAGCGTTGTTATAGCGATGCACTTCTTTCCCTTCTGCAACAAAGGATTGGACAGTTTTAATCCCGCTTAGTTGTTCCTCTGCGACTTTGGTAAGATTACCAGAGGCCTGTTGTAATTCTCTAGAGATTGCTCTAATCTTGTTACCGTAAATGGTTGCGCCAACAAGTAGCGGTGGAGCAAATAGGAAGAGTACACTAGCTAATGTACTCGATATATGGAACATCATGCCAATACCAACACCACCGCAAATCAAAGCTTTGAAACCATCTGAAATATTTTGAGTCATAGATCTAGACACTATGTACGCATCTGCACCTAATCTGGATAACAAGTCACCAACCTTGTTTCTGTCATAAAATTCCATATCATGATGCATAGTCTTCTTGATAACGTTTGATCTTAATCTGGCCACAAGTCTTTCCCCTAATATCTTAAGGAGTACTACTCTTCCAAAATTAGCCATGGTTCCTATCAACAAGGCCCCACCgaataaaaggaaaaagtCATATAGCTGTATGTCTCCCACAATTGGGGGAAGATCATCCAAAGTAAGACTTTTCGAATCTTCCAACCCTCCATTGCCGTTATTGGTATTACTGCCGCTTAGTGCATTCTTGGTAGCATCTAATACTAACCCGATCACCTTCGGTACTGCCATACCAATGGTACAGGAGACGGTCAATAATGACACCGCCAATACTAGCATTTTCCAATCATGCCTTGCCAAGTAAAACAACCGTTTAACATCAGCTAGCCCACCAGAAACTGTAGATGACGGTTTGTTGGTCTTTTTATCAGGAGTTTTGTCCTCACCTTCCTGATGCTTACCATTTCCCCCTACATCAGAAGCTTCGTTACGATTGCGTAAGGTGATACTAAAACTCCGTATTCCAGCTGAAGGGAACCTTTGATTCCCTTTCATTTCACCAAACCGGTTCACGGCATAGTTTAAAGTCCGTATACTGGATATGGGCAGTGACAATCTATCATCAAACCGCCTTGTGATGGATAAAAGCGGATTAGAAAGAGCAAGCAATCCTCGTCCTCGTCCTATGCTGCCACGTAACCCCAAAACAGGTTTCAACATTCTGCACTGACGTAATTCAATATTTATAGCGTGCAATTATAACCATTCAAAATAGAAGCATTACACTTGATAACCTCCTGTTTGGATTCAATAACTTAAATATAGCTTTCGTCAATTTAACTTCTGAACTTATCCTGTAACGGAATCGACATTGACtcttttttctcaattTTCATGTCCGTGCTTTTCACCATACTAAACGCTTATCCGGAAGAACCGGGTAATGCATTTTTCTCGGTGAATATAGTAAGTCTTAAAATCTTTATATACTATGtgaattttattttatataTCGATACATCGTCAATCTTCAACGGGTGAAAATGATGATCAGTGTTTATGGGACGTGAATTGATTCATAACGAGACACTAGTCATATGGGGAGCGAAAATTCCTTTGTAGTAATGAGGATTGGCCCTAATAATTTCCCCTTTCTCATGAGGGTGTCGCAGACAAATGGCTTCAAAAAAAGgccttcttctcttctaaTACGTGTTTGAAAGTTGAGAGACAATATAGAAATATGCAGTGTCTATCACTTTATTATTTCTTTAGTGGAACTGGTTCAGAAGCAACaccattttcaaacttAATGAACTTGGCTTCAGATTTGGATCTGGCCAACACAGAGTTTGTTTGCAATTCTGGTTTCAAAGCAGCACGCACGGTGTTAGCGGCAACAGAAACGTAGTTGTTGAAGGTCAAACCAGCTTTTCTCCAGGTGGACATTGTGTGATTGCGGTTGTGTAGTGGCTGTAGTTATATCCAATAAACAAATAGGGATGCAGTAGCTTTTTACTTAGGTATGTAGCGTAAGTTAACAGAAGTTTGAGTTTTTCGATTTTATTGGTAAATaattaattctttcaaacaaacGGATTCTAAGGTAGAGAGCATTGGAAAACCACTCCGTGTTTGGTGACACCTACGTTATTGGTTCGTACAAAAGCATTGTGTCACGTGTTAAATAAAGAAGACAAGAACGGGAGGTTAAAGGCACGTGATCAGTATTTCGTATATGACGATTTTGCGTAATCTAACAAAAAATTTTCCCGTAGTTCCAGTCAGTGCTAATCTGtccatatatatatatgtagCTAACCAACAGCGGGTAATTTAAGGACAGATGTAAGCATTGGATATACGGAAATATCACGTACGCGGTACTctccatttcttcaattccaGACTTGGCCTAGCAACAAGTGAATAAATGAAGGAGGATCAGGTTGTCAGCCGTGTGAATCGTgatttgttctttaaaGTGGCTTCTGAATTAGAAAAGGAACGGTTAGAGGCTGCTATTCAATTAATTAATGAAATAAGCCGTGTTGACACTAGGGAAAGTGAGGATGGAGTTCGTGAATGGGAGTACGTGATAGGGAGGCTTGTGAAGGGTTTGGCTTCAAACCGTGGTGGTGCTAGGCTTGGGTTTTCCATGTGTTTAACGGAAGTGATCGCTTTGGCTCTTGAAAGGAGGGACATCCTTCCTTCCATTTATGCAttcttgaatcaattggaaCAGACTTTACCGGCTGGTACTGCGTTTAAAAATGGGAAAGAGGAACGTGGAGTTTTATTCGGACAAATGTTTGCATTACAGTCACTGTTAAATGAGCCTGTTTTCTCGAAATTGTTTCTCTCAACTGATGATAACAGCATTAATATGGAGTTTTTGTTGacatatttgaataaattgATTCAGCTTGCCCTTTCTAAGACTTGGCTGCGTGAACCTTGTCTTTATAGTGTGTATCAGACCATTCAGAAATGTGAAACTCGGTTGTTCAATGATCCTACGGCAATAAACTTGATACTGGGACTTTTAGACGAGAAAAAGCTAACGTTGACTAACGAGGGTCTCTCGATCTACCTCATGTTCAACGCACAAAGAGATACGtattcatcatctttgGTTATTCATAATTCAGGTTGGAAAAATAATGATCCTTTATCCAAAGGCAACGTACAATTGTTGGCTTCTGTTTTAAAGGATGTCGTTCCGGTGGAAAAATCTGATTTGAAGCAAAAGGGTACTTGGGCACCAAGGTTACACTATGTATGGGATATTTTGCTGCCGTTGcttgaagatgatggaTCTTTCGGACAGTCTATGGAGTCTCATATctcaaagaaaaggaagaaaaataCAGCATCGATGTCTTCAGAACGTACGGGCAGAATTCAATTCCCAGATTTCTGGCAGGCTGTTGTAGACGAATCCTTTTTTAACGAAAAGTCTTCTAATGAAAGGAAGTACCTAGGATTTCTCATCTTAGAGGAAGCTATCAAGGTTTGTTCCCCTAAACTAATACAAGTTCTATTGTCACAGAATTTGTTAAGATGTATAATCAATCAGAGCCAGGACTCTCAACGCATGTTGAACAAGATATCTACACAGGCGCTGAAATCTATTGTTGCTGAATGTGAAAGATCTCCTGCTAAAGTTGTACCGTTAGTTGAAGTCTTTTGGTTTGGAAGGAACGGAAGTATAAACTTTGATAAGCTCATCAAAAGCAAACTTGTAAATTCACTAATTTCAACCTCATCGCTCGAAAAGGAACATTTGGTTGATTTGGTCAATCTGTTAATCTCACAGTTACCCCAAGATCAATCAACTAAGGATAGCTTCAATTTAACTAGATTCATTTTTGATACCTTCCTGCATATCACTCGAGCCCATAAGACCCGACTAGAATCTCACTGGGTTAAACCACTTCTCTCAGCAATTATTAAGGCTGCTTTTTTTAATGAGTCTGATAATAGTAAATTATCTGAGCTTGCTAAAGAGAGATTATATTCCATTCTCGGAGAACTTATTAGCGAGCCCTCGAAAAGTAGTGGAGACATTTCAACCTGGCCTTACATCGCTTTACAGATCAT from Kluyveromyces lactis strain NRRL Y-1140 chromosome D complete sequence harbors:
- a CDS encoding uncharacterized protein (highly similar to uniprot|Q04432 Saccharomyces cerevisiae YDR533C); amino-acid sequence: MTKVLIALTCYNDTFYADGTKTGVFVVEALHPFNYYKEQGYDVDFVSETGKYGFDEHSLSADFLSGKDKEQFEDKNSAFNQALAKTKVAADVNPSTYKIFFASAGHGTLFDYPTAKNLQKIASDIYANNGVVAAVCHGPAIFDGLTDKDTGKPLIQGKVITGFTDIGEEILGVADILKQKKLDTVEDIAKKYHAKYMAPIGPWDDFSIADGRLVTGVNPASASSTAKRTVQVLNSLN
- the KAR9 gene encoding Kar9p (weakly similar to uniprot|P32526 Saccharomyces cerevisiae YPL269W KAR9 Karyogamy protein required for correct positioning of the mitotic spindle and for orienting cytoplasmic microtubules localizes at the shmoo tip in mating cells and at the tip of the growing bud in small-budded cells through anaphase); the protein is MAEELKGFPHERLSISLRSNSQQYQDILLFFDDYQFDLDSTNQHLCSLAELLLKSHTLLAELFSDDVSVSQLLPYFDWIQEGRSEFYQLFNGIKTIEKVLLHLMEIIEEEFGCNEDELFQKELTALFDLLEEISDTLVSIKPIISSLKNLFDTAIEFNEIFKDHMNSLDEEIENNLSKCIELQEQNFESPVRHNKPTFTLDQLIKTLSSTNSPTKGLQIPAFSPSEQKIHEKLTQLEDSSAPIDLSLKHVLSERLDNFETRDVVNLEYLMRLLRKKYQYILDKYELLQVELRDLKQAIVDEKWVLIFTTLNDELRIMLKDVEKLLLKVGNPDLSEQLKTKLHDQLRSKSYTIDKTFGIIYNALESSILNESIATVTNEHAEKWLQLNTKFEHLLPEHQNENDPNKTITQLSNDISELRLNDAPSEKPGSNRSSIGAILFKKMNIKPVLVREGDENDSNSDNVKCDRHRYSNPFFDPCQATKLSPKKVLNFNKVPALSFEQQLSILGTLESRAYDINRLKQYGKLPTRIPRLPFQRQKIIPHRTILFNFDANWVKKDNHQLKFPVSYVS
- the MDL2 gene encoding ATP-binding cassette permease MDL2 (similar to uniprot|P33311 Saccharomyces cerevisiae YPL270W MDL2 Half-type ATP-binding cassette (ABC) transporter of the inner mitochondrial membrane) translates to MLKPVLGLRGSIGRGRGLLALSNPLLSITRRFDDRLSLPISSIRTLNYAVNRFGEMKGNQRFPSAGIRSFSITLRNRNEASDVGGNGKHQEGEDKTPDKKTNKPSSTVSGGLADVKRLFYLARHDWKMLVLAVSLLTVSCTIGMAVPKVIGLVLDATKNALSGSNTNNGNGGLEDSKSLTLDDLPPIVGDIQLYDFFLLFGGALLIGTMANFGRVVLLKILGERLVARLRSNVIKKTMHHDMEFYDRNKVGDLLSRLGADAYIVSRSMTQNISDGFKALICGGVGIGMMFHISSTLASVLFLFAPPLLVGATIYGNKIRAISRELQQASGNLTKVAEEQLSGIKTVQSFVAEGKEVHRYNNAVRQVFNVGKKEAFTNATFFSSTNVLGDFSFLLVLAYGSHLVLQGNLTIGDLTAFMLYTEYTGSAVFGLSTFYSELMKGAGAATRLFELLDYKPTIKSTTGKAFKPLNGKVEFQHVSFSYPTRKTNQIFKDLNFTIEPGSNVCIVGPSGRGKSTIASLLLRYYNPTSGKILVDGQDITKLSSKSLRRQLGVVQQEPILMSGTIRENITYGVSRQPSMEEIRSVAKKCFCHAFISKFPNGYETIIGPRGALLSGGQKQRIAIARALLNKPKILILDEATSALDVESEGAINYTLGRLMKSKELTIISIAHRLSTIRRSENVIVLGIDGSVVEMGKFKDLYANHDSALHKLLTEPSEQQHSQHQQYAPPAITQESEPQTEENGKDDSGEDQNSDHEENSQDQNEKRLQEEVIHQVLEDISHDQKTSTLRP
- the POL5 gene encoding DNA-directed DNA polymerase (similar to uniprot|P39985 Saccharomyces cerevisiae YEL055C); its protein translation is MKEDQVVSRVNRDLFFKVASELEKERLEAAIQLINEISRVDTRESEDGVREWEYVIGRLVKGLASNRGGARLGFSMCLTEVIALALERRDILPSIYAFLNQLEQTLPAGTAFKNGKEERGVLFGQMFALQSLLNEPVFSKLFLSTDDNSINMEFLLTYLNKLIQLALSKTWLREPCLYSVYQTIQKCETRLFNDPTAINLILGLLDEKKLTLTNEGLSIYLMFNAQRDTYSSSLVIHNSGWKNNDPLSKGNVQLLASVLKDVVPVEKSDLKQKGTWAPRLHYVWDILLPLLEDDGSFGQSMESHISKKRKKNTASMSSERTGRIQFPDFWQAVVDESFFNEKSSNERKYLGFLILEEAIKVCSPKLIQVLLSQNLLRCIINQSQDSQRMLNKISTQALKSIVAECERSPAKVVPLVEVFWFGRNGSINFDKLIKSKLVNSLISTSSLEKEHLVDLVNLLISQLPQDQSTKDSFNLTRFIFDTFLHITRAHKTRLESHWVKPLLSAIIKAAFFNESDNSKLSELAKERLYSILGELISEPSKSSGDISTWPYIALQIILKIEGSGSTLSIDLDEDLESVRKSAIKSLKQNHSDNKNNTNPKLNGLELLLSVAILQLYAGDEESVSILQDLISFYEECDKESTDLVGITEILLSLVAQRKSLLKKLSLIVWESFVHDIGEPELNVLLQTLTARENKQGFADLFEGDEEEDDEDAVERGTDDDDDEDDEDNDDDDEPSAEDSEDDVSEEDKDAALEKIEKEATSALAKALNLPDSIVGEHGDVQLGNNEEEDSDEDSDEDDDFSGEDESMDDEAMMQLDDQLSEIFKRRKEALGSVPTGNKRKVEVQESRENVISFKHRVVDMLEIYVKSFDRAVARNNTSIITVEEWNNLSSIILPLLKCLQHTLDKALADKCAKLMKLRLCKVKATIAKEEKTVTSEIFHLLEKVHKLIMTAKPGQFQQLFFSTCSLASLFLSKLYLSSGGSHENLIDLYADTSKAWMKDGKCTVNFFIDFSNWLQTKRAA